One genomic region from Aureibacillus halotolerans encodes:
- a CDS encoding site-2 protease family protein, producing the protein MIKNSFSLRVHPLLWLMAFTAVATGYFRELLIIFFLVLLHEGGHLLAAKWFGWRVSKVELFPFGGVLHTNQYGNAPLHQELLVALMGPLQHVWLLCLPYSFLQSTFHMDANLYQFWMSCNLSMLLFNLLPLFPLDGGRVLYALVSFILSYQRSFFVSFVCSCLTGGLFVLLLWLKSLHSLNIWCIAVFIVFTHWELWKKREYAFIQFLIERMATTALPVHPLRSSSEESIRFLLRRLHRGKKARVTFGESVLWDHDIIAAYYVNGCIHCNVGDVQEVLRNIHESGYNTPETWRNAK; encoded by the coding sequence GTTTTTCTTTGCGTGTGCATCCGCTTTTATGGCTAATGGCGTTCACTGCGGTCGCCACGGGTTATTTTCGTGAGCTATTGATCATTTTTTTTCTTGTGTTGCTTCATGAGGGAGGGCATCTCTTAGCAGCGAAATGGTTCGGTTGGCGAGTGTCAAAAGTAGAGCTGTTTCCTTTTGGGGGCGTGCTTCACACAAACCAATATGGGAATGCGCCGCTGCATCAAGAGCTTTTGGTTGCATTGATGGGGCCTCTTCAACATGTTTGGTTGCTCTGCCTGCCGTACTCTTTTCTTCAAAGTACGTTTCATATGGATGCCAATTTGTATCAATTTTGGATGAGCTGTAACCTCTCCATGCTGCTGTTTAATCTTCTCCCCTTGTTTCCTCTTGATGGAGGACGAGTTTTGTATGCATTAGTGTCGTTTATTCTCTCGTACCAACGCTCGTTCTTCGTTAGCTTTGTTTGCTCTTGCCTCACAGGTGGGCTGTTTGTCCTGCTCCTTTGGTTAAAATCGCTCCATTCGTTAAACATCTGGTGTATTGCCGTTTTTATTGTATTTACCCACTGGGAGCTGTGGAAAAAAAGAGAGTATGCTTTTATTCAATTTCTTATAGAGCGAATGGCGACGACCGCTTTGCCTGTTCATCCCCTTCGATCTTCATCAGAAGAGTCGATTCGTTTTTTATTGCGGCGTTTACATCGTGGAAAGAAAGCACGGGTGACCTTTGGTGAATCCGTTTTATGGGATCATGACATCATTGCAGCCTATTATGTAAACGGGTGTATTCATTGCAATGTTGGGGATGTACAAGAAGTTTTGCGAAACATACATGAATCAGGGTACAATACGCCTGAGACATGGAGGAATGCAAAATGA
- a CDS encoding Spo0B C-terminal domain-containing protein → MKKWSSVELIRHYRHEWLNKLQIIHGNLQLNNTAEAERIVEQIIHATINESNLTNTGMDRLTEYLLTFSWTTRVCLIDYEVIGEVREIKTLDDAIYTFVSSFVDTIEHNADTSKEQWVAVTLELASDGVHCNLSFEGKLVDEAPLNRWLENVNVGTYDKLENDLIALEVTSRF, encoded by the coding sequence ATGAAAAAATGGAGCAGTGTGGAGCTGATTCGTCACTACCGCCACGAATGGCTCAACAAGTTGCAAATCATTCATGGGAATCTTCAATTAAACAATACAGCAGAAGCAGAGCGTATTGTCGAACAGATTATTCATGCCACGATTAATGAATCGAACCTGACCAATACAGGAATGGATAGGCTGACCGAATATTTGCTTACGTTTTCTTGGACGACACGGGTTTGCCTAATTGATTATGAGGTGATTGGCGAGGTTCGCGAAATTAAAACACTTGATGATGCCATTTACACGTTTGTGTCCTCATTTGTGGATACTATTGAACACAATGCCGATACTTCTAAAGAGCAGTGGGTGGCAGTAACGCTTGAATTAGCAAGCGATGGAGTGCATTGCAATCTTAGTTTTGAAGGAAAGCTTGTGGATGAAGCTCCATTAAATCGCTGGCTTGAGAATGTTAACGTAGGGACATATGACAAGCTTGAAAATGATTTGATCGCACTCGAGGTGACATCTCGTTTTTAA
- the rpmA gene encoding 50S ribosomal protein L27: MLTLDLQFFASKKGVGSTKNGRDSQSKRLGAKRADGQLVSGGSILFRQRGTKIYPGVNVGRGGDDTLYAKTEGIVRFERVGRDRKRVSVYPIAQEA, encoded by the coding sequence ATGTTAACTTTAGACTTGCAGTTTTTTGCATCCAAAAAAGGTGTAGGTAGCACAAAGAACGGTCGTGACTCCCAATCAAAACGCCTTGGCGCTAAACGTGCTGACGGTCAGCTTGTGTCAGGAGGATCTATCCTCTTCCGTCAACGCGGCACGAAAATTTACCCAGGGGTAAACGTAGGCCGTGGCGGCGACGATACACTTTACGCAAAAACGGAAGGCATTGTTCGTTTTGAACGTGTCGGTCGCGATCGTAAACGTGTAAGTGTTTATCCTATTGCTCAAGAAGCGTAA
- the pheA gene encoding prephenate dehydratase, translated as MSKIGYLGPKGTFSSEAVSLAFTAGEPVPYSTIPACIEAVSSGEVDYGVVPLENTLEGSVNLTIDYLIHEKTLPIVGEVIVPIQQHLLVHADFATDWRSTVTKVISHPHALAQCYQFLRNELPNAEMETMSSTAAAAQYIAEKKDPSLAAIAHHNAAKEFSLVLAKENIHDFANNHTRFLILHRQGKSIKMDTERFKTTFHIALPQDKPGSLHQVLSAFSWRQLNLSKIESRPMKTGLGRYFFIIDIDHPLDEVLLPGAQAELEALGCQVRILGSYPSFEAIATKTTSGI; from the coding sequence ATGAGTAAAATTGGTTATTTAGGACCAAAAGGAACTTTTTCATCTGAGGCTGTTTCACTAGCCTTTACAGCAGGTGAGCCTGTACCCTATTCAACAATTCCCGCGTGTATTGAGGCAGTGAGTAGTGGAGAGGTCGATTATGGAGTAGTGCCTTTAGAAAACACGCTAGAAGGCTCTGTGAACTTGACTATAGACTACTTAATCCACGAAAAAACCTTGCCAATCGTAGGAGAAGTCATTGTTCCCATTCAGCAACATCTGCTTGTGCATGCTGATTTTGCAACAGATTGGCGATCAACTGTCACAAAAGTGATTTCTCACCCGCATGCCTTAGCCCAATGCTATCAATTTCTCCGTAATGAATTGCCAAATGCCGAAATGGAAACAATGTCATCCACCGCGGCAGCTGCGCAATATATCGCGGAAAAAAAGGATCCTTCGTTGGCTGCTATTGCTCATCACAATGCGGCGAAGGAGTTTTCGCTTGTCCTGGCCAAAGAGAATATCCATGATTTTGCGAACAATCATACGAGGTTTCTCATTTTACATCGCCAAGGGAAATCGATCAAAATGGATACGGAGCGATTCAAAACGACGTTCCACATTGCGTTGCCTCAGGACAAGCCAGGCAGCTTGCATCAGGTGCTGTCCGCGTTCAGCTGGAGACAATTAAACCTTAGTAAAATTGAATCTAGACCAATGAAAACGGGACTTGGGCGGTATTTTTTCATTATTGACATAGACCATCCTCTGGACGAGGTGCTTTTGCCTGGTGCGCAGGCGGAGTTAGAAGCGCTAGGCTGTCAGGTTCGCATATTAGGGAGCTATCCTTCTTTTGAGGCCATAGCAACGAAGACGACGTCTGGGATCTAA
- a CDS encoding Rne/Rng family ribonuclease — MKEVYIDALTQPIRLVCIEHQQLQDIRFEEKTSQPLLEDCYAGKVLRIHPALQAAFIDIGSHKGGFLPLNELPDGENGPIESRLTEGQRVLVQVKKEPYRDKGAKLTMKIELKASGMVYLPKSGYVAVSKKIKSPEAKQRLQKLADSLCEPGEGLLFRTEAEGLTDEQLTIAMNRLQNSFQDLLHTFRSAADGALLQRTSSVILNVVKELASSEQIRVITNSRQFKTVLARSIEENVDWVTDEGAVHLFSNHGLEATIEQVLSSVVPLPGGGQLVIESLEALTVIDVNSGQALGHRVKERTIQRTNEEAAREIPRQLKLRQIGGMVVVDFIDMKEQHLRASIEGTLRAGFLDDKTRTSCLGFTALGLYEIVRKRTGQPLQERLTQPCPSCQGTGDVLSEEEFVRQLQQSLLESNRSEDEAALVAIHRDQDATKDWKQQLFSRHLPFQHVLFTVGHELAPCSFRVLQTGSLNAIKDAADRRS; from the coding sequence ATGAAAGAAGTATATATTGACGCGCTCACACAGCCGATCCGTTTGGTGTGCATTGAGCACCAGCAGCTTCAGGATATTCGTTTCGAAGAGAAAACATCGCAACCGCTTTTGGAGGACTGTTACGCTGGGAAGGTGCTGCGTATTCATCCTGCTCTCCAAGCGGCTTTTATTGATATAGGAAGTCATAAGGGAGGATTTCTTCCATTAAATGAACTTCCTGATGGTGAGAATGGTCCCATTGAGTCGCGGCTTACGGAGGGACAGCGGGTTCTCGTACAGGTGAAAAAAGAGCCGTATCGTGACAAAGGTGCAAAGCTCACAATGAAGATTGAATTGAAGGCAAGCGGCATGGTGTACTTGCCGAAAAGTGGGTATGTGGCTGTTTCCAAAAAAATTAAATCCCCTGAAGCGAAACAGCGACTTCAAAAGCTTGCAGACAGTCTTTGTGAACCTGGAGAAGGCCTTTTGTTCCGTACCGAAGCGGAAGGGCTGACAGATGAACAGTTGACCATTGCCATGAATAGGCTACAAAATTCTTTTCAAGACCTTCTACATACGTTTCGCTCAGCAGCGGACGGAGCATTGTTACAACGCACATCATCCGTTATTTTAAATGTTGTGAAAGAGCTCGCTTCGTCTGAACAGATCCGAGTGATCACAAACAGTCGCCAATTTAAGACAGTGCTAGCAAGGAGCATTGAAGAGAATGTGGATTGGGTCACCGATGAGGGTGCTGTGCACTTGTTTTCCAATCATGGATTAGAAGCAACCATTGAACAAGTATTGTCTTCTGTTGTCCCGTTGCCCGGAGGAGGGCAGCTCGTCATCGAATCTTTGGAGGCATTGACTGTAATTGATGTGAACAGCGGTCAAGCTCTAGGACATCGTGTAAAGGAGCGAACAATCCAACGCACGAATGAAGAAGCTGCTCGCGAAATCCCACGACAGCTGAAGCTTCGCCAAATCGGTGGAATGGTTGTCGTTGACTTTATTGATATGAAAGAGCAGCATTTACGCGCTTCTATCGAAGGCACACTTCGAGCGGGGTTTTTAGATGATAAAACGCGTACGTCCTGTCTTGGTTTTACAGCTTTGGGACTGTACGAGATTGTTCGTAAGCGTACTGGTCAGCCACTTCAAGAACGTCTCACACAGCCGTGCCCAAGCTGTCAGGGGACTGGCGACGTCCTTTCAGAAGAGGAGTTTGTTCGTCAACTGCAGCAAAGCCTGCTTGAAAGTAACCGAAGTGAAGACGAAGCGGCACTAGTTGCTATTCATCGTGATCAAGACGCCACGAAAGATTGGAAGCAGCAGCTGTTTTCAAGACATCTGCCGTTCCAACATGTGCTGTTCACCGTCGGTCATGAGCTTGCGCCTTGTTCGTTTCGTGTGTTGCAAACAGGGTCTTTGAACGCCATAAAAGACGCTGCCGATCGACGAAGCTGA
- the rplU gene encoding 50S ribosomal protein L21, producing MYAIIETGGKQLRVVEGQEIYVEKLEGEQGSQVTFENVLFVGGDSAKVGAPFVDGAKVTAKIEKQGKEKKITVYKYKPKKNYRRKQGHRQPYTKLVIEKINA from the coding sequence ATGTACGCAATTATTGAAACTGGTGGCAAACAGCTAAGAGTCGTAGAAGGACAAGAAATTTACGTCGAGAAGCTTGAAGGTGAACAAGGCAGCCAAGTGACATTCGAAAACGTCTTGTTTGTAGGTGGAGACTCTGCAAAAGTAGGTGCTCCATTCGTTGATGGCGCAAAAGTAACGGCGAAGATTGAAAAGCAAGGCAAAGAAAAAAAGATCACGGTTTATAAATATAAGCCTAAAAAGAACTACCGTCGCAAGCAAGGACATCGTCAGCCTTACACGAAGCTTGTGATTGAGAAGATCAACGCCTAA
- a CDS encoding transcription repressor NadR produces MSDKKLLGEPRRQAILEWLKASVKAVKGSDLAQRTNVSRQVIVQDISLLKARGEPLIATSDGYLYLQQQPAVTHIEQVIVCHHQGEDTRKELEIIVNAGCHVKDVTIMHALYGEIVARLEIATIEEVDEFVKRSAKQNASYLLELTGGLHLHTIASMHQRCIDQACVQLREAGILIEEE; encoded by the coding sequence ATGTCTGATAAAAAACTCCTTGGTGAACCACGGAGGCAAGCCATTTTGGAGTGGCTTAAGGCGTCAGTGAAGGCGGTCAAAGGCAGTGACCTTGCACAACGAACAAACGTAAGTCGTCAGGTTATTGTGCAGGACATTTCATTGTTAAAAGCACGTGGTGAACCTCTTATAGCGACATCAGACGGGTACCTTTACTTACAGCAGCAGCCCGCCGTGACCCATATTGAACAAGTGATCGTCTGTCATCATCAAGGTGAAGACACACGCAAAGAATTAGAAATCATTGTGAATGCAGGCTGTCACGTGAAGGATGTCACCATCATGCATGCGTTGTATGGGGAAATTGTTGCTCGACTTGAAATCGCAACGATAGAAGAGGTCGACGAGTTTGTAAAACGATCTGCCAAGCAAAATGCGTCGTATTTGCTAGAGCTTACTGGCGGTTTGCACTTGCATACAATTGCATCCATGCATCAGCGCTGTATTGATCAAGCGTGTGTACAGTTAAGAGAAGCTGGGATTCTTATCGAGGAAGAATAA
- a CDS encoding phosphotransferase → MTREAQGDFRRNRLFLDADSAFGFDHPNVKQIKHNVFFVSTNRKHYVIKGYTNQAAARRQWHLAKALKSEGFHRGLEYRRFPSGSYVVKTEGMYWLSMKRLPQKRPVHFQNGKDREKAGDLLHAFHGVIQTQNNVQLPDYSLLKHWEKRFDQFCKEDSLYTLAEVIGKKRAKEALRWGDIALSKLRRYRLYELEEKAKSRGQAIHRDTAAHNFILTPDDSLHMIDFDLAASAPEAYDWLQLSLRYMPWMQWSLNALGKERYIRSFLQKKWFLTGLLYPADLYRDWNAAMKENNSRSFDWFASIHSIEHRVSYFDEISRQLESPSLKST, encoded by the coding sequence ATGACTAGAGAGGCACAAGGCGATTTCCGCAGGAATCGTCTTTTTTTAGACGCAGATTCTGCGTTTGGCTTTGACCATCCTAATGTGAAGCAAATAAAGCACAATGTGTTTTTCGTTTCAACAAACCGCAAGCATTATGTGATTAAAGGATACACAAATCAGGCGGCGGCAAGAAGACAATGGCATCTTGCTAAAGCCTTAAAAAGTGAGGGGTTTCATCGCGGCCTTGAGTACAGACGCTTCCCTTCTGGATCCTATGTTGTAAAAACAGAGGGCATGTATTGGCTAAGCATGAAACGACTTCCACAAAAACGTCCGGTTCACTTCCAAAATGGAAAAGACCGTGAAAAAGCGGGCGATTTGCTTCATGCGTTTCACGGCGTTATTCAGACGCAAAACAACGTTCAACTTCCTGATTACTCATTATTAAAGCATTGGGAGAAGCGGTTTGATCAATTTTGTAAAGAAGACAGTCTCTATACATTGGCTGAGGTCATCGGAAAAAAACGTGCTAAAGAGGCTTTAAGATGGGGAGATATTGCGCTTTCGAAGCTGCGAAGATATCGACTTTACGAGCTAGAGGAAAAAGCAAAAAGCAGAGGGCAGGCCATCCATAGGGATACGGCCGCGCATAACTTTATACTTACACCGGACGATTCCTTGCATATGATTGATTTTGACCTAGCTGCATCTGCTCCTGAAGCGTACGATTGGTTGCAGCTGTCGTTACGTTATATGCCATGGATGCAATGGTCCCTAAATGCTCTTGGAAAAGAACGCTACATTCGTTCTTTCCTACAAAAAAAATGGTTCTTAACAGGGCTGCTCTATCCAGCGGATTTATATCGAGACTGGAATGCTGCAATGAAAGAAAATAATTCTCGTTCGTTTGATTGGTTTGCTTCAATCCATTCGATTGAGCACAGGGTATCTTATTTTGATGAAATAAGCAGGCAGCTTGAATCCCCTTCATTAAAGTCAACGTAA
- a CDS encoding ACT domain-containing protein — protein MENKKAKYYLVREDILPEAARKTLQAKELLDRKKAATIHEAADRVGLSRSAFYRYKDAVYPFSTMVKEKIVSLFFHLHDQSGTLSKLLSIVAEFQCNVLTIHQTIPLQGMANVTLSMDITAINSDLGDMLDMLRTLDFVEKVELLGTGA, from the coding sequence GTGGAGAATAAGAAGGCAAAGTATTACTTAGTTCGCGAGGACATTCTTCCAGAAGCCGCTAGAAAAACACTACAAGCAAAGGAATTGCTTGATCGAAAAAAAGCAGCCACCATCCATGAAGCCGCAGATCGCGTAGGCTTAAGCAGAAGTGCATTTTACCGGTACAAAGACGCCGTGTACCCATTTTCAACAATGGTTAAGGAAAAAATCGTCTCATTGTTTTTCCATTTGCACGACCAGTCAGGTACATTGTCCAAGTTGCTAAGCATCGTTGCCGAGTTTCAATGCAACGTACTCACGATTCACCAAACCATCCCCCTACAAGGAATGGCCAACGTCACCCTATCCATGGACATCACCGCCATCAACTCCGACCTAGGCGACATGCTAGACATGCTAAGAACCCTAGACTTCGTCGAAAAAGTAGAACTCCTAGGAACCGGAGCTTAA
- the ruvA gene encoding Holliday junction branch migration protein RuvA translates to MYDFIKGTVAYVCPQYITLDVNGVGYQLLLPHPLQYEAKKGEVLQLFTHFYVREDAQHLYGFPTREDRILFQLLLSVTGIGPKGGLAILAAGRLEDIVKAIDSEDETFLMKFPGIGKKTARQMILDLKGKVSEFLPSHQMNLVAATEEATMNTELEEAAEALLALGYSQREVDKIRPLLEHEDLTAEAYVKKALQMMLEGKRRR, encoded by the coding sequence ATGTATGATTTTATAAAAGGCACTGTTGCTTACGTTTGTCCTCAGTATATTACACTTGATGTGAACGGTGTTGGGTACCAGCTGCTTCTGCCTCATCCCTTGCAGTATGAAGCAAAAAAGGGAGAGGTTTTGCAGCTGTTTACTCATTTTTATGTTAGAGAAGATGCGCAACATCTATATGGGTTCCCAACGCGAGAGGATCGTATATTGTTTCAATTGCTTTTAAGTGTGACAGGTATTGGTCCTAAAGGTGGGTTAGCGATCTTAGCAGCAGGTCGACTTGAGGATATTGTAAAGGCGATTGATTCAGAGGATGAGACCTTTTTAATGAAGTTCCCAGGGATCGGTAAAAAAACAGCAAGGCAAATGATTTTGGATTTAAAAGGGAAGGTGTCCGAATTTTTGCCTTCGCATCAGATGAACCTCGTTGCAGCGACAGAAGAAGCAACAATGAATACAGAGCTTGAGGAAGCAGCTGAGGCGCTGCTTGCACTTGGCTATAGCCAACGTGAGGTTGATAAAATTCGTCCATTGTTAGAACACGAAGACCTTACAGCTGAAGCCTATGTCAAAAAAGCGTTGCAAATGATGCTAGAAGGAAAACGGAGGCGATAA
- the safA gene encoding SafA/ExsA family spore coat assembly protein: protein MKIHIVQKGDTLWNLAQKYKVPFAQLKQANTQLANPDEIMPGMKIKIPSGSVQVKKEAPTAPKAPKEQPTPAPAPAPKAQKKYYDKTPKAVQPYHYDESVSIDMPQVHQSMYNVYLPPAPVKKEAPKPKPVVKEKVKEKVKEKVAPKKEAPIPPKKEAPAPPPPPPQPQQQMMQLPPYPCYPVSPILPGSGLDCPPEQMHHQPWGYPQQPQYPVAGAEDESCGCGGPPMQPWPQQGQPLPYYPQQGYMQQGYQWMESGDNASYGWPNAEDMESPEGGYPGYPQMMPQQGQMGYMPMPQQGQMGYMPQQGQMYASPEQMGAMMPPQQGQMYASPEQMGAMMPPQQGQMYASPEQMGGMMPPQQGQMYASPEQMGGMMPPQQGQMYASPEQWGQEAGQQDQWYLGYPQEYMNMRGGPGYDPSYAYDQEPQAPQGPAYQFPEVDEEDSHDD, encoded by the coding sequence TTGAAAATACACATCGTCCAGAAGGGGGATACCCTTTGGAACCTTGCGCAAAAGTATAAGGTTCCATTTGCCCAGCTGAAGCAAGCGAATACGCAGCTCGCAAATCCTGATGAGATCATGCCGGGAATGAAAATCAAAATTCCATCCGGTAGTGTCCAAGTGAAGAAAGAAGCGCCGACTGCTCCCAAAGCACCAAAGGAACAACCAACACCTGCCCCAGCGCCTGCGCCGAAAGCACAGAAGAAGTATTATGATAAAACTCCAAAGGCTGTGCAACCGTATCATTATGATGAAAGTGTATCCATCGACATGCCTCAAGTGCATCAGTCTATGTACAATGTGTACCTACCACCTGCACCTGTAAAAAAAGAAGCACCAAAACCTAAGCCTGTCGTCAAAGAAAAGGTGAAGGAAAAAGTAAAAGAAAAAGTTGCTCCAAAAAAAGAAGCTCCTATACCGCCGAAAAAAGAAGCGCCAGCTCCACCACCGCCACCACCTCAACCACAACAGCAAATGATGCAGTTACCACCGTATCCTTGTTATCCAGTGAGCCCAATTTTGCCTGGGTCAGGGCTTGATTGTCCACCGGAGCAAATGCATCATCAGCCATGGGGATACCCACAGCAGCCGCAATATCCAGTCGCTGGTGCAGAGGATGAATCGTGTGGATGTGGAGGACCTCCTATGCAGCCATGGCCACAGCAAGGGCAGCCACTACCGTACTATCCACAGCAAGGCTACATGCAGCAAGGGTACCAATGGATGGAAAGCGGTGACAATGCATCGTATGGCTGGCCAAATGCTGAAGATATGGAGTCTCCAGAAGGAGGGTATCCAGGGTATCCACAGATGATGCCACAGCAAGGTCAAATGGGCTATATGCCAATGCCACAACAAGGTCAAATGGGGTATATGCCGCAGCAAGGCCAAATGTACGCATCACCAGAGCAAATGGGTGCAATGATGCCACCACAGCAAGGCCAAATGTACGCATCACCAGAACAAATGGGTGCAATGATGCCACCACAGCAAGGCCAAATGTACGCATCGCCAGAACAAATGGGCGGAATGATGCCACCACAGCAAGGCCAAATGTACGCATCGCCTGAGCAAATGGGCGGAATGATGCCACCACAGCAAGGTCAAATGTACGCGTCACCTGAGCAATGGGGTCAGGAAGCCGGCCAACAAGACCAATGGTACCTAGGCTATCCGCAGGAATATATGAACATGCGTGGTGGTCCCGGCTATGACCCATCATACGCCTATGATCAGGAGCCACAGGCGCCTCAAGGCCCGGCCTATCAATTTCCTGAAGTAGATGAAGAGGACAGTCACGATGACTAG
- a CDS encoding ribosomal-processing cysteine protease Prp: MITIRVTRQSNVSRIQSVEISGHAESAPYGQDLVCAAVSAVAIGGINAVIELCQLRLHVEQDDKAGGYLAVTVPAHEESEQHRKAQWLLEGMLSSLRTIEAQYGEYLVYKEQH; this comes from the coding sequence ATGATTACTATACGCGTGACACGGCAATCTAATGTTTCAAGGATTCAGTCCGTCGAAATATCAGGTCATGCTGAAAGTGCTCCGTATGGACAGGATCTTGTATGTGCGGCTGTATCTGCGGTCGCCATTGGCGGCATCAATGCAGTGATTGAACTTTGTCAGCTTCGCCTTCATGTCGAACAGGATGACAAAGCTGGTGGCTATTTAGCGGTGACGGTGCCCGCTCATGAAGAAAGTGAGCAGCATCGAAAAGCGCAATGGTTGCTAGAAGGAATGCTGTCATCGCTTCGTACAATTGAGGCGCAGTATGGCGAGTACTTAGTGTACAAAGAACAGCATTAA
- the obgE gene encoding GTPase ObgE, giving the protein MFVDDVKVFVKGGDGGNGMVAFRREKYVPKGGPAGGDGGNGGDVVFKVDEGLRTLMDFRYQRHFKADRGENGMSKNQHGKNSAPMIVKVPPGTVVHDEETGEIIADLTDHASSAVIAKGGRGGRGNSRFATPANPAPELSENGEPAQERTIRIELKLLADAGFVGFPSVGKSTLLSVMSAARPKIGDYHFTTIKPNLGVAETEDNRSFVIADLPGLIEGASQGLGLGHQFLRHIERTKVIVHVIDMAGIEGRDPIEDFHTINEELKQYQLRLAERPQVVAANKMDLPDAEANLDAFRKAIGDDVTIVPISAVTRQGLRELSFAIADLVDTTPAFPLHEVDEEKSHKLYSAEEEEPFYITRDSDGTFVLQGASLEKKFQMTDFARDQSVLRFARQMRSLGVDDALREKGAKDGDIVRIMEYEFEFVE; this is encoded by the coding sequence ATGTTTGTCGATGACGTAAAAGTATTTGTAAAGGGCGGAGATGGAGGCAATGGGATGGTCGCCTTCCGCCGTGAAAAATATGTACCAAAAGGCGGCCCTGCCGGAGGAGACGGCGGAAATGGTGGCGACGTTGTATTTAAAGTAGATGAAGGTCTACGAACACTGATGGACTTTCGATACCAACGTCACTTTAAAGCAGACCGTGGAGAAAACGGGATGTCTAAAAACCAGCATGGCAAAAACTCCGCGCCTATGATTGTAAAGGTCCCACCAGGTACGGTTGTTCATGATGAAGAAACAGGCGAAATTATCGCTGACTTAACCGACCATGCCAGCTCAGCAGTTATTGCAAAAGGCGGACGAGGGGGACGGGGCAATAGCCGTTTCGCTACCCCTGCCAACCCAGCACCAGAATTGTCTGAGAATGGTGAACCGGCGCAAGAGCGTACGATTCGAATTGAACTTAAATTACTGGCAGACGCCGGTTTTGTTGGATTCCCATCTGTTGGGAAATCGACATTACTTTCCGTCATGTCGGCTGCCCGTCCAAAAATAGGCGATTATCATTTTACGACGATAAAGCCAAATCTCGGCGTTGCTGAAACGGAGGATAACCGTAGCTTTGTGATTGCGGATTTGCCTGGGTTAATTGAAGGGGCGTCGCAAGGGTTAGGATTAGGCCACCAATTTCTTCGCCACATAGAACGAACAAAAGTCATTGTTCATGTGATTGATATGGCAGGAATTGAAGGGCGCGACCCAATTGAAGATTTTCATACAATTAATGAAGAGCTGAAGCAGTATCAGCTTCGGTTAGCAGAACGTCCTCAGGTGGTCGCGGCCAACAAAATGGATCTTCCTGACGCGGAAGCCAATCTTGATGCGTTTCGAAAAGCCATTGGTGACGACGTGACAATTGTGCCGATTTCAGCTGTCACACGGCAAGGATTACGAGAACTCTCCTTTGCCATCGCAGACCTAGTGGATACCACACCAGCCTTTCCATTACATGAAGTCGACGAAGAGAAATCACATAAGCTTTACTCCGCAGAAGAGGAAGAGCCGTTTTATATTACGAGAGACAGTGATGGCACATTCGTACTGCAAGGAGCAAGCCTTGAGAAAAAATTCCAGATGACGGACTTCGCAAGGGATCAATCGGTCCTGCGCTTCGCAAGACAAATGAGAAGCTTAGGCGTAGACGATGCACTCCGTGAAAAAGGGGCAAAAGACGGTGACATCGTCCGCATTATGGAATATGAATTTGAATTTGTGGAGTAG